A single genomic interval of Helianthus annuus cultivar XRQ/B chromosome 13, HanXRQr2.0-SUNRISE, whole genome shotgun sequence harbors:
- the LOC110899797 gene encoding 60S ribosomal protein L37a: MTKRTKKAGIVGKYGTRYGASLRKQIKKMEVSQHSKFFCEFCGKYAVKRKAVGIWGCKDCGKVKAGGAYTLNTASAVTVRSTIRRLREQTES; the protein is encoded by the exons ATG ACAAAGAGGACAAAGAAGGCTGGGATTGTTGGAAAGTATG gTACCCGTTATGGTGCCAGTCTGCGAAAGCAGATCAAGAAAATGGAAGTCAGCCAGCACAGCAAGTTTTTCTGTGAATTTTGCGGAAAG TATGCGGTGAAGAGGAAAGCTGTTGGAATTTGGGGTTGCAAGGACTGCGGAAAAGTCAAAGCAGGCGGTGCATACACATTGAA CACCGCTAGTGCAGTGACAGTTCGGAGCACAATCCGAAGGCTTAGGGAGCAGACTGAGAGTTAG